The Lysinibacillus pakistanensis genome includes a window with the following:
- a CDS encoding BMC domain-containing protein, producing MSVEINGALGMIETRGLIGSIEAADAMVKAANVNIVGKVHVGGGIVTVLVTGDVGAVKAATDAGSEAARRVGELLSVHVIPRPHSELLAILPK from the coding sequence ATGAGTGTGGAAATTAATGGAGCATTAGGAATGATTGAAACTAGAGGGTTAATTGGATCTATTGAAGCAGCAGATGCCATGGTGAAAGCTGCTAATGTTAATATTGTTGGTAAAGTGCATGTGGGTGGAGGCATTGTAACGGTTTTAGTAACGGGAGATGTAGGAGCTGTTAAAGCTGCTACAGATGCAGGTTCTGAGGCTGCACGTCGTGTGGGCGAATTATTATCCGTGCATGTGATTCCACGTCCTCATTCAGAGCTATTAGCCATTTTACCGAAATAA
- a CDS encoding aldehyde dehydrogenase family protein, with protein sequence MIKDQDLLSIQEARDAVITASSAQKKFSSFSQEQVNRIIEAIALAAFEQAENLAILAVTETQMGVIEHKKIKNELASKGVYESIRNEKTIGIIQEDSVAKQVEIAYPYGVIAAVSPVTNPTATAIYKTLIALKAQNAIVFSPHPTAVNCTIEALKICQQAAVRAGAPEGLIQWIAHPTLKGTEALMQHKDVQLILATGGSGLVKAAYSSGKPAYGVGPGNVPAYIDRTANIARAVQQIMDSKSFDNSTICATEQAIVVHQDVKDQVMIALANNGAVLLKGADKEKLAKVISPIPRTLNSKIVGKPATVIAKMANINVPSSTRVLVAEEHLIGKEYPFSMEKLSPILGIYTANSHEDAVSICQQLLDVGGRGHSLAIHAQDERFVKEFAAQMPVSRILVNTLASVGAAGGTTSLMPSFTLGCGAYGGNITSDNISARHLINKKRVAYGIKELSIPKPQHPKNIQDTSPSFQVNEEAQLNAAMIQKIVEEIVTKLSV encoded by the coding sequence ATGATAAAGGATCAAGATTTACTATCGATTCAAGAAGCAAGAGATGCTGTTATAACAGCATCTAGTGCCCAAAAAAAGTTTTCTAGCTTTTCGCAAGAACAGGTGAATCGAATTATAGAAGCAATCGCTCTGGCAGCCTTTGAGCAAGCAGAGAATTTGGCAATATTAGCTGTTACAGAAACGCAGATGGGTGTCATTGAGCATAAGAAAATAAAAAATGAGCTCGCTTCAAAAGGAGTTTATGAATCGATACGCAATGAAAAAACAATCGGTATTATACAGGAGGATTCAGTAGCAAAGCAGGTAGAAATTGCTTACCCATATGGGGTTATTGCAGCGGTATCGCCTGTTACAAATCCAACTGCTACGGCGATTTATAAAACACTAATTGCCCTGAAGGCTCAAAATGCAATTGTCTTTAGTCCCCATCCAACAGCTGTCAACTGTACGATTGAGGCATTAAAAATTTGTCAACAGGCAGCTGTTCGTGCAGGTGCTCCGGAGGGCTTGATACAATGGATTGCCCATCCCACATTAAAGGGAACAGAGGCATTAATGCAACATAAAGACGTACAGTTAATTTTGGCGACTGGAGGATCAGGGCTAGTGAAGGCTGCCTATAGCTCAGGCAAACCTGCATATGGTGTTGGACCTGGAAATGTCCCTGCGTATATAGATCGTACGGCAAATATAGCTCGCGCTGTTCAGCAAATTATGGATAGTAAGTCATTTGATAATTCTACCATCTGCGCAACGGAGCAGGCGATTGTGGTCCATCAGGATGTAAAGGATCAAGTAATGATAGCCTTAGCCAACAATGGAGCTGTGCTACTAAAAGGAGCAGATAAGGAAAAATTAGCAAAGGTTATTTCTCCTATCCCGCGTACACTTAATAGCAAAATTGTTGGTAAACCAGCTACAGTCATCGCCAAAATGGCAAATATTAATGTCCCTTCATCTACAAGAGTATTAGTGGCTGAGGAGCATCTAATTGGCAAGGAGTATCCATTTTCCATGGAAAAGCTATCACCGATATTAGGAATTTATACTGCCAATTCTCATGAGGATGCAGTATCCATTTGTCAACAATTATTAGATGTTGGTGGTAGGGGGCATAGTTTAGCTATTCATGCTCAAGACGAGCGCTTTGTTAAAGAGTTTGCTGCACAAATGCCAGTGTCTAGAATTTTAGTCAACACATTGGCATCTGTTGGTGCTGCTGGTGGCACTACAAGCTTAATGCCATCCTTTACATTAGGCTGTGGGGCATACGGTGGAAATATTACAAGTGATAATATTTCAGCCCGTCATTTAATCAATAAAAAACGAGTTGCTTATGGCATCAAGGAACTCTCGATTCCGAAGCCACAACACCCAAAAAATATACAAGATACATCTCCTTCATTTCAGGTAAATGAAGAAGCACAATTGAATGCAGCTATGATTCAAAAAATAGTTGAAGAAATCGTCACGAAATTAAGTGTCTAG
- the pduL gene encoding phosphate propanoyltransferase, with protein MTNHQTLVSNSIAGAIPIAVSARHCHVSEEDFFHLFGANAQLKVWKELSQPGQFAAEQVISIKGPRGQIDKVRVLGPFRQDTQIEISQTDAIKLGVSPPIRMSGDLENSSPITLIGTHGILHKENGLIIAQAHIHMSETEAASFNVADQDIVKVEITNEVRQIQIMNVVVRVSPNFRLEMHIDTDEANAASITTNQTGKLMKMG; from the coding sequence ATGACAAACCATCAAACGCTTGTGTCTAATTCTATAGCTGGAGCAATCCCCATTGCAGTATCAGCTCGTCATTGCCATGTCAGTGAAGAGGATTTCTTTCATTTATTTGGTGCAAATGCTCAACTAAAGGTGTGGAAGGAGCTTTCCCAGCCAGGTCAATTTGCTGCAGAGCAAGTTATTTCTATTAAAGGTCCTAGAGGCCAAATTGACAAGGTTCGGGTATTAGGACCGTTCCGTCAGGATACACAGATCGAAATCAGCCAAACAGATGCAATTAAGCTAGGTGTTTCCCCACCTATTCGAATGTCAGGTGATTTAGAAAATTCTTCACCAATTACATTGATAGGGACACATGGAATATTGCATAAAGAGAACGGGCTAATTATTGCACAGGCTCACATTCATATGTCCGAAACAGAGGCAGCTTCATTTAATGTAGCGGATCAAGACATTGTGAAGGTAGAAATTACGAATGAGGTTCGCCAAATCCAAATTATGAATGTAGTTGTACGTGTGTCACCAAATTTCAGGCTAGAGATGCATATTGATACAGATGAGGCCAATGCAGCATCTATCACTACTAATCAAACCGGAAAGCTCATGAAAATGGGGTGA